TGCGAGATGCATGGCTGCAACTGTGGCCAGGGGAATCTCACCTGCCGCAGGGGGCGTACAGGCTACTACATTTCTGACTCCTGCTACTTTGGCTGTCAAGATGGTCATGTGTGCAGAGGCCAGTAAGGGGTACCTCCCTCCTGGGACGTATCTAGACAGGGATTAGCATTTGAAGCCATGTTTAAGTTGAGCTATCGAGTACTGACGCTCCAACGGAATCAATTGGGTTATTCTTCTGACCAAGAAACACACCACGAGCCATCTCTAGCTCAAACTCTTGGATCGAGTTCAACTGGGCCTCAGCAAACTTTCGAACGTTGGACTGAACAGCCTTGATATCGTTGATCACCTGCTCTGGGACTTGCGCCATAACTTTGTCTATGTCCTCCTTACAGAGCTTAAAGTTGGAAGGAGACCAGTTGTCGAATTGTTCGCTGTGACGCTGAACTGCGACATCGCCCTCTCGCCGAATGCTATCAATTACTTCCTTGACTATCCTGGGGACATCAGGGAGTGAGCCATTGGTGGCTTTGCTTGTTGAGTTGGCGGAGGCAGGTCGTTTGAGATGTGTTCGAGCCATGATCGTTTATGTCTAAGTTGCTTCAAGGTCTATCGGTAATCGAAACGGATGATGTTTTTGCAAGAACATACAGATATTGAATGATGTCTTTATTTGTATTTCCTCTAACTTCTAATCAAGCCAGTTCATCCCGTATATGACATGAGGTTGATAATCACTTGAATTCTTTAATCTACCCCCACCTACTTGCGCTCTTGATGCTCCGTGGTCTAGCATATTCGTGGATCGGCTTTGTGGGGGGCGGGGTTCGGAAATGTGGGCGACGCTATGCCAGACCCCGGAGAGCAAGGAAGCCTCTGATACTAAGCTACGGTTGCCTGGTCTTTAGACCAACTAAGACATCGTAAGCCCTTTCGTGACTTGGGATGGGGATGCTAAGTTTCATTGCTTCCTCCATCAAGGCTATGAGTCGAGCAGAGGCACTGACTATTGCTAGTTCTATCTAGTTTAATTGAAGTAAGGGGTCCAGATAATAAACAGAGTGAGGCATCAAGATTTAGACAAAGGAGATGAATCGACAAAAATCTATCATAATGCATACATTTTAATGTCAACGGGACGAAGAATATGCAAGTGCTTTTCCATTATTCCAGTAAGTCCACAACCACGTCGTTTGAGGGAACTTGGAGTTCTATCTTCTCCGGCAAGCAAATGAATGCCTTCTCATAAGCCAAAGCCTGCATCGATGACCCCGTTCTGTCCAGTTACTGACTTTGACACGACAAAAGCTTTGACTTGCTCTgcaacatcttcaaccgTCGCAAAACGCCCCAACTTATTCGTGTTGCGAGCAACTTCAAGTCGATCTGCGGGAAAAGATAGACCCCATTCCTATATAAAGGTGAGATTGCATCCTTTAAGTACCAAAAGACATTCTCGTACCGTAAGTAATATGCCTGGAGAAATGGTGTTCACCCTGATTGACGGCGCAGCTATTTTGGCAAGACATTTGCCGAGGTGGATTTGGGCAGCTTTTGTAACAGCATACGGCTACAGGGCGATAGTCAGTAAACGAGACTCTTCCTGGGATCAGAAGTACATACCAAACTACTTCCGCTGGGAATCACCCCTGCCAAGCTAGCTGTAGACACAAAAACGGGCACTCCAGCTTCTCGCTCGTTGCTTTCCTCGAGATACCGCCTCGCTGCATGAAAAAGCCACAGGTGACTCTTCACATTGGCAACATAGCAGCGGTCCCAGTCGTCCTCGTCAACGTTATCGTCAAGGTCCGAGAACTGGCGCATCTTTGTCCAACCAACATTGGATATAACAACATCTAGACGACCCCCAAACTTCGATGCTGCCTCGTTCACAAGTGATTCGATCTGCAGCTTGTCACACGTATCTGCTTGAATGGCCTGTATGGAGATGTTTGAGCCTGCGTGCGTTTCTTCGCATTCGGATTGTAGCCTTCGGACTAGTTTTTTGGCGCGAGATTCGTTGCTGTTGAAGTTGATCACGACGTTCATTCCTAGGTCGACGGCTAGCATGCGAGCAATAGCTGCACCGAGACCACTGCTTGCAGCAGTGACCAGTGCAACTTTGGACATAGACATGGTCTTTCACTTTCCTATACCTGTATCTGTATCCTCTTATCAAGAATACTTCTTATTGACTATTTTAACAGGGGCATACTGTTCGGCTACGGCTACCGCGGGGTGCGGCCTTGGATACCTCCAGGTCGACAAAGACCCCCGGTCAAATCGCGGCCCGACAGCCCCCCTCATCCCGAGACGGTTATGCTTCCGTGTTTCCTAGGCATCTCCGCCTGATTATCCACAAACCGAAGCACAATTCTGGGCCCTCCACTCAGGAGAATATCATCGTAGTTGACCAATCGAGATCTGCAAGACTATGTCAATGAGACCCTAACTTTGCATCTCGTCCAAGTTCCTCTCGGCGGTATGGAAACACATGCAGAGGGGAAAGCATAGCTCAGTAAATAGTTAATAGGTCctttaaatttattaaaacAAGGTTTGAAAGACCCGACGGAATATTCCTTAGAAACCCAACAGTTTATTACAATTTAGTATGATCCAATACTCCACATATTACTTATTACATGATTGCATAAGCCGCAACCAAGACACCCAAAATCCTAATATCGATGGACAAGCGACCAGCAGAATTTCCGTTGTCTGGCGAGGCAGTCGCAGAGCTGGAAGTCGTCTGTGACCCATTTGACGTAGCACTCGCAGTTTCAGCGGTTGACGTCCCAGTGCTGGTCTCACTGGGCTTTCCTCCTGCTTGAATAACGGAATCGAGGCTGCGCCTGTTAGCGTATTCCCCATAGTAAATCAAGAAGGACTTACATATGAATGAGACCGTTATTGGTAAGCACATTAGCTTCGATAACCTTGgcattgttgaagaagatatcgTTATCTATGATTCTAACTCGGACCTCGGTCTTGTTCAGAGTTCCGATGACTTGACCGTCTCGAAGGTAGTTGGAGTAGGTAACTTCGTTGAGGGTATGAGCTCTTAAAGATATGTCAGTAGAATCTATGGTATAGAACAGTAACAACTCACAGAAGCGCTCCGCTGAGATCGTCTTTCGACAGCTCCACATCGGGACTTCCCGCATCCTTGAACGCTTGAGTAGACGGTGCAAGACATGTGACGTTCTTTGAGGCGTCGAGAGCGGGCCACAAGCCCGCCTTTATGAGAGCGCCGTTCAAGGCAGTGAGTCTCTTGTCGTCGGCGGCGTGAACCGTCTGAGAGCAGGACAGAGGCGGAAGAAGGACCCTGCAGATATCTGTTAGTCTGGTCCTGGCGAGCTGGCTTGATGTTACTTACTTATCCACGATCTGGAACCTGCTCGCATTCTTCTCGCCCCAGGATCCGTCAACAGCAGTCATCTTGATGTTTTGCTCCTCACCGGCTCGGAGATTCACAATTGCACCACTGATATCCCCATTGGCTCTCTTGCCCTTTCCTACCCTCGAAGCGAACACAACCTGGCCATCAGCATTGTTGCCGAACTGGCTCTGGATCTGAGGGCCAGCAGTTCTGTTGTTGAACTCCTCACTCTTTAATAAGGTGGGCACTGACAGTCCACGTGAAACATCGAAATCTGTGGATGAGAGCGAAGCTGCCATAGTATGATacgagaagaagacttggAGCATTGTCTGGTTCAATTCGGTGACATCCGAGATGCTAGAGTCTTTAAGATAGCTCTTGATAGCATTGTTGGTAGGAATCAAAATGGTGACATTGCTGCCCTGGCTAGAAAGTGTCTCAACCAACACCTGAGGAGCCGCACCGAGCAGAGAAcggaaaagagagagagaatcGTAGTCGGCAATAGCACCAGCCAGGTTCTCAGACACGTCCTGAGCATTGGCGAGCGAGAGAAGGGCGAAGCCCTCTCGCTTTACGGGAGGAAAGACTCCCTTTTTTAAGTTTCATGGATGCGATTGCCCGTCTGACAGATATGTAGCCACGAACAGAAAAGAGGTGCAAGACCCTACAAAGCTGCTGCGTGGGGCATACCGCTTATTATGTAGCAATCCATTTTCAAGGCTGTGGCATTAACGTGTTGGAACTGGCTGAGCCCAGACCCAGAAAGACCATAGCCTGCTTTGCCATTGACGAATGAACAGTCTCACAATTAAGCCACGGTAACCATCATTGGTAGGGATGATGCGCTAAGTGAAGTGGCAGACACCAAAGTCACCATAATGAGTGAAAAGGGTGGCGCCGAGCTGAAAACTAGTGTCCAGCCCTTGCTCGCACAGCCCTATCATCCCTTTTTTAATCGCTAATTTCTCACTTGCCTCCGCCATTATGTACAGTTACTAAAACGGTTTATTCGTATTGGGGCTGAAGCGAAATGATGCAGACTGATTTAGGCTGAGTGAAAAAAGGCACCGCCCGAAGACCTCCGTTTTTGAAAGGAGGATCGGAGGATTTCAATTCATGGTAACTTGACGATTTACTTAAAGCCATTAAAGCCAAAGAATTTCATTGAGAAGTAATTGACTATGCTGCGGTCACAGAACGACTCGTCCGTGGCAAGATAACGTGAGATGATTTTGTAAACGTGCAGCCTGCTGCTGTCGGCTGTCGGCTTGCATCATGTAAGCCAGTAGCTCCAGTCCAGCAAGCCAGAGTGACATCCCCGTGAATTGAATAGGTATAAGTCTGACCATATGCATTCTAGCGCAATGTTTTGTGTAACAACCCGGATTGCCAAATCAGTATATGGAAGCTGGCTGGCGATGCAGAGAAAACAACTCTTCAATGGCACGTAGATATTGAGTAGACTTCGGACGCTTATTGAAGGGGAACTGGCAATAAGAAATAGATGCACAAATCGAAAGCAAAATATTATTTTGCATGCAAACAAAGGCAAGAACCATGTAATAAGATAAATGCAATCCCACTCAGACCATTATAGTTAAGGCCTAGAGATTGCAAGTCTTGCGCAACTCCGATCTTTGTCTGAGAAGAAATTGTTTCACTGGCTCTCTCCTGTTGCGTGATGTAACAAGCTACTTCTTTTCGCTTGGCTCATTTTGCCCACTCTCAAGTCTCTGCCCAGCCGCAGCAAGTTGTTGTTCGGCAACTTCATTCCtctcgtcatcctccttggCCAACTTGACGTTTCGGAAGAAAAACATCATTAATACCAGCGGGATGGAAAGCGATAGAGATCCGATAGCCAGTGTTTGTTGTGTCATGCGATAACTCAGGTTGATAGCATCACGAGTCTCAGTGCCTAACTCATAGCTTTGTGCGACTACGATTGAGCGAAAAATTGCAGTGCtgttggccttggcctcttcTGGTAGGTTTGCCGAGAGCCGGCGTGGGAGGAGAGTATTCCATAATGCTCCTCCAATACTTAAAATGCATGTTAATTTTGTTACCTCAAGAAGGGGATCTTGTATGAGACTTGCCTATTACCAACATTGGCACCGAACCCGGATGACGAAAGGAACATGGCTGTTGCAATACCAATCTCATGGTCTGGAACAGCAGCCTGCAAGGAGACCTGGAGCGGAACCTGGGCGAAACCACggccgaggccaagaaggactTGTCCAGTAGTTAATGCCGCTATCATTCGCGACTCGAACTCCACCAATATTTGTGAAGTAGATCGGAAGCCCGTTTGCCAAAGCAACCATCAAAAACCCGAGAATGATAAATGGTTTAGTATGCTTGACAAATCGTATACCCAAGCCAAtgacaagaccaccaaggTTCAACGCAACCCGTCGAGAATTGCTGATACATTGTTAAGAAAGTGAACGCCTTGCTGTGAGGGAAGACTTACTCAATGCGAACTGCATGACCAGGGGAATAGCCACCAGCAACCTGCAAAAAGCTAGAAGCAAATGTTCGGTACGTCGAGTCCGACATTGCAATCAAGCATACGGAAGCACAAGCGAGTATGACGTTGCGGTTCTTGATCATACGGAATGGGACGATTGGCTTCTTCGCATACCGGCCATCCCAGGTCAAGAATGCAACGAGTGTAAAGAcgccaacaaccaacaagaCAATAGATGATGGCTCAGTCCACTTCTCAGTGTTGCGTCTTCCCGTTATAGAGAGGGGAAGAAGAGTCATGGCGAGACCCCCAAGTAACAAGAATGCCCCAACGATATCCAACTGGACATGGAGCACTTGACGAGCTTGTACGAACCAAGATGCACCCTTCGGTATCTCAGAAGCAGCCCGCAGTGAGGTTCGCTCACTCACTATACCCCTCTTCCGCGCCCTAAGACTCATAAACACCATGACCGCAATGGTCGGTAGTGCACAGAATGGCATAATGGCAGCCCACATGCCGAATCCCCAGCGCCAAGAGGACTTCAGCAGCATGTGCTCACCAAGATACGTCCCAGCGTATAAAGTTGGTATGGCAGCGAGTGATTCCGGGAGAGTAAAGAGGAAGCCTCTGTTGATCAGGGATGTTACCTCGGCAATAAAGATCTGCTCAGTGATTGTCCACCAGGTATCACCGAATGATTCAAAATGCCACCAGCCTAATGGCGTCAGTCATTGCTGATGAAACGATTAGATATTAGATAGACTTACAAGATATGTTTCAACGTTATGACACGCCGCATAGAGTACATTTGCCAAAGCCATACTGATCGCAGCCCCAGCAAATCCCTGCGGTCGTCCAATATGCTTGTCGACATTTTAGCCTCGGTATTGTAAATAATCGACAGTGGGTATACTCACATCTGCAACTTTGGCCAAGAGTGGATAAGCGACAATCCGAACAATGCCGTGGACGATATTTGCCGTAGCAATAAGCGAATGGCCTTGGAAATGGCTGGTGGCGTATGGATCGTAAACcccagctgaagaagcagcaaaGACCATGCTGAAGTTCATGACAAAAAGGCTGAAATAGTAAGTATTGTCGCCCGCGGGTCCCGAGTTGGAAATTCACTCACCCGACGAACGCCAAAGTAAGCGGAAACTTGGTCCACAGCTTGCGCAGAGCTTCTGTAGGAGCTGGAATTGCACCTTGGTTACTCTCTGTGTCAATTGCAGCACTGCCATCGCTATGATCCAGAGGACCTTGGCCCGCGGGCGTGATCTCGCTCTTTTCCGAGGCCATTTTGAATTTTGCATGATAAATAAACAACATTACAGCAGGGGCCAACGTCTTCTTAAATCTCCAAGAGTATGAGTGCTCCCCCATGCCAAGACGTGTCATCAGATGATACGAGCTCAaactaaataataaagagCCTAGATTGATAACCGGCACATCTTGGCATTTTAAGCTCAACCTATTAAAATGCGACTTAAGGCgcgcgatgcaagcatcaCCCCACAGTAACAGCCAAGATTATCTTATCAGATCCTTGCCTTGCATGGCTCTGAAAACTCTTTCGTATTACTAAGACTAGTTCCTTGGCTCTGTACTGTCAAGCAATTGCTCTCCTCAGAATCTCATTTCTTTGCATCCAGAAATTCTGCAACCGCTCACGGGTCGAATCCATGTCTCTTGGGGAAACCTGGACATGAACGCTGCTCAAGAGTGGATGATCTAGCGAACGTCCATTATCGTAAAGACTGATCGGTCAACTTATGTCGAAGTTCGTTATTTATTTTCCATGCTCGCTCTTGTATCCAACAGTCTATGCTTCTATCCGAAAAGACTTCTTGATCGCCGCGCTGAGGCGCTGAACTGCCGTACACATGTCCTCCTCAGCCGCGCTCGCAAATGTGACACGTAGAAACAACTCATTCAGTTCCTTCTGCGGCTCGGCTCGGAACCACGAGCCACGAGCAAAGAGAACTCCCTGATCAATGCTGTGCTGGAAGATTTCCCCTTCAATCTCACCCAGACTTCGGCGCAGGTAATCTGGGTGTTTTGTATGATCAAGTTTCACCCATAGCTATTACACAAGTCAGCACCTCTCTCCAGCATAAAACAGGGTATCGACTAGGGAACTTACAAACATGCCTGCCGCTGGAGGGACCCAAGATGCGATATCCGTGGGCAGGTAGTCCTCGCAAGCTGCAAGTAAGGCATTGCGTCTTCTGGTATAGTTCGTCCTCAGATCAATGAGCCACTTGAGATAACCCTCATGACCCCATGTCTCATCCACCAGTTTCCAGATGATTAGCTGTGATATACCGCTAGGTCCCTGGTTTGCAACTTCAGCATGACAGAGATACCTCTGGATGACCTGCTTGCTAGCAGTTATCCATCCCATTCTCGAACCGGGGACTAGGACCTTGGAGAAGGAGTCCATTCGAAGGACTCGGCCATCAACGTCCAGACTGAGATATGAGGGGACAAGACTAGTCAGGAACTCATCGACAGTCTCATTTACCACAACTTCAGTCCCTCTTCCTGTGTAGGGCTTCATTTGGATGAAGTAGTAAGGCTCGTCTTCGATGATAAAGATGTTGTGTTTTTGGCAAACTCTGTAGATCTCACGTCGCCGCTCGAGGCTCTGTGTCGCGCCAGTAGGGTTCTGTCCAGATGGCACGGTATAAAGAAGATGCGGCTTTCGAGCGCCTCGAGCCGCTTCATCCCATGTCTCCAGAACGTGATCCATGTGATTGGGCAGTAGTCCTTGCTCATCCATGTTGATACCGAAGACCTTGATGCCCTGTGGAATGAAGGTCTCCATCGCCGTCGCAAAGGTGTAGTCTTCGGTGAGGATAGAATCGTCTCTGAACCGGTCACAGAGCATACGAACGGTCTGCTCCAGAGCTCCTGTACTTCCCACGGTCTGGCAAACTGCCCAATCCGCATAAGGCGGGTtatagacaaggtcaacgTGTTCTGTTATCCAGCGCATCATCTGTGGG
This genomic stretch from Fusarium oxysporum f. sp. lycopersici 4287 chromosome 2, whole genome shotgun sequence harbors:
- a CDS encoding aromatic amino acid aminotransferase I, with protein sequence MGHSTATALGSPGGSQVKIELMRERRATATKIRPGTAAMSDSDMFKLPADGKPLARKWGTHFSSESKRPPCILKQAAGYIKTPGLISLGGGLPSSEYFPISEIAMRVPTAPNFSEKQHLLDSPASGAQIAHIGKYDTRDGTSDYDISIAFNYGQATGSPQMMRWITEHVDLVYNPPYADWAVCQTVGSTGALEQTVRMLCDRFRDDSILTEDYTFATAMETFIPQGIKVFGINMDEQGLLPNHMDHVLETWDEAARGARKPHLLYTVPSGQNPTGATQSLERRREIYRVCQKHNIFIIEDEPYYFIQMKPYTGRGTEVVVNETVDEFLTSLVPSYLSLDVDGRVLRMDSFSKVLVPGSRMGWITASKQVIQRYLCHAEVANQGPSGISQLIIWKLVDETWGHEGYLKWLIDLRTNYTRRRNALLAACEDYLPTDIASWVPPAAGMFLWVKLDHTKHPDYLRRSLGEIEGEIFQHSIDQGVLFARGSWFRAEPQKELNELFLRVTFASAAEEDMCTAVQRLSAAIKKSFRIEA
- a CDS encoding hypothetical protein (At least one base has a quality score < 10) codes for the protein MLQVFFSYHTMAASLSSTDFDVSRGLSVPTLLKSEEFNNRTAGPQIQSQFGNNADGQVVFASRVGKGKRANGDISGAIVNLRAGEEQNIKMTAVDGSWGEKNASRFQIVDKVLLPPLSCSQTVHAADDKRLTALNGALIKAGLWPALDASKNVTCLAPSTQAFKDAGSPDVELSKDDLSGALLAHTLNEVTYSNYLRDGQVIGTLNKTEVRVRIIDNDIFFNNAKVIEANVLTNNGLIHILDSVIQAGGKPSETSTGTSTAETASATSNGSQTTSSSATASPDNGNSAGRLSIDIRILGVLVAAYAIM
- a CDS encoding alcohol dehydrogenase; this translates as MSMSKVALVTAASSGLGAAIARMLAVDLGMNVVINFNSNESRAKKLVRRLQSECEETHAGSNISIQAIQADTCDKLQIESLVNEAASKFGGRLDVVISNVGWTKMRQFSDLDDNVDEDDWDRCYVANVKSHLWLFHAARRYLEESNEREAGVPVFVSTASLAGVIPSGSSLPYAVTKAAQIHLGKCLAKIAAPSIRVNTISPGILLTEWGLSFPADRLEVARNTNKLGRFATVEDVAEQVKAFVVSKSVTGQNGVIDAGFGL